A section of the Paralichthys olivaceus isolate ysfri-2021 chromosome 16, ASM2471397v2, whole genome shotgun sequence genome encodes:
- the prpf38b gene encoding pre-mRNA-splicing factor 38B gives MANIGNQPPTQAVNKPAPGKHGNVLPLWGNEKTMNLNPMILTNVLSSPYFKVQLYELKTYHEVVDEIYFKVTHAEPWEKGSRKTAGQTGMCGGVRGVGTGGIVSTAFCLLYKLFTLKLTRKQLMGLITHTDSPYIRALGFMYIRYTQPPADLVDWYDGFLDDEEELDVKAGGGCVMTIGEMLRSFLTKLEWFSTLFPRIPVPVQKIIDQQIKARPRKVAPKETQEEEATFTGESGRQVEKRHSRTPRRSPSPRRSPKRSPKRSPKRSRSRSHHRERERHGPSFDRELERERDRQKKERDGRDGRDRDRDRERRRSRSADRNQERRERRRSRSGSRDRRSERREKERDGGDDRIKRKERDHHKERVTERERSRDKKSRGETDDRRHKDDRERHREERKAKRSSQSRSRERKHKSGEEKNRKRERSHSRERDRDRDGEQRSHKRSGSKERSHHQRESNNDHCKHSERRRSQSTE, from the exons ATGGCTAACATCGGAAACCAGCCGCCAACACAGGCCGTTAACAAGCCTGCGCCAGGAAAACATGGAAATGTACTGCCCCTGTGGGGCAACGAAAAGACCATGAACCTCAACCCAATGATTCTCACCAATGTGCTGTCCTCGCCATATTTCAAAGTTCAGCTTTATGAACTAAAGACGTATCACGAAGTTGTGGACGAAATCTATTTCAAG GTGACTCACGCAGAGCCTTGGGAAAAGGGAAGCAGAAAGACTGCAGGCCAGACTGGAATGTGCGGAGGG GTGCGTGGAGTTGGAACTGGTGGTATCGTGTCTACTGCTTTCTGTCTTCTatacaaactgtttactctCAAGCTGACACGCAAACAGCTGATGGGTCTGATCACTCACACAGACTCGCCCTACATCAGAGCACTTGGTTTCATGTACATAAG GTACACTCAGCCCCCGGCAGATCTGGTCGACTGGTACGATGGCTTCCTGGATGATGAGGAG GAGCTCGACGTGAAGGCAGGAGGTGGCTGTGTAATGACCATCGGAGAGATGCTGCGTTCCTTCCTGACCAAACTTGAGTGGTTCTCCACTCTTTTTCCCCGTATCCCAGTGCCTGTGCAGAAAATTATTGACCAGCAGATAAAGGCGAGACCTCGTAAGGTCGCGCCGAAGGAGACACAGGAGGAAGAGGCCACGTTCACAGGAGAGTCAGGGAGGCAAGTGGAAAAACGGCACTCCAG GACACCCAGGCGATCGCCGAGTCCCAGAAGGTCGCCCAAACGGTCGCCCAAACGGTCACCCAAACGGTCAAGGAGCAGGAGCCACCATCGTGAGAGGGAGCGCCATGGCCCCAGTTTCGACCGAGAACTGGAGAGAGAGCGTGACCGGCAAAAGAAGGAGAGGGACGGCAGGGATGGCAGGGACAGGGATAGGGACAGAGAAAGACGACGGTCCCGCAGCGCAGACAGGAACCAAGAACGACGAGAACGCAGAAGAAGTCGCAGTGGCAGTAGGGACCGAAGAAGCGAacgcagagagaaagaaagagatggtgGCGATGACAGGATcaagaggaaggaaagggaTCACCATAAAGAAAGggtcacagagagggagaggtccAGGGATAAGAAGAGCAGGGGAGAGACGGATGACAGGAGGCACAAAGACGACAGGGAGAGGCACAGAGAAGAAAGGAAAGCCAAAAGGTCGAGTCAAAGTCGAAGCAGGGAAAGGAAGCACAAAAGTGGCGAGGAGAAGAACCGGAAACGAGAGCGCagccacagcagagagagagacagggacagagatgGGGAACAGCGCTCCCACAAACGTAGTGGTAGCAAAGAGAGGAGTCATCATCAGCGTGAGTCCAATAATGACCATTGTAAACATAGTGAACGCAGAAGGAGTCAGAGCACTGAGTAA